GAAACCGTACGTGTCGACCCAACCACCGATCGTCTGAGCGCGCTGGTAGAAATCTACCGCATGATGCGCCCGGGTGAGCCACCGACTCGCGAAGCGGCTGAAAGCCTGTTCGAGAACCTGTTCTTCTCCGAAGACCGCTACGATCTGTCCGCGGTTGGTCGTATGAAGTTCAACCGTTCTCTGCTGCGTGACGCGATCGAAGGTTCCGGTATCCTGAGCAAAGAAGACATCATCGAAGTGATGAAGAAGCTCATCGATATCCGTAACGGTAAAGGCGAAGTGGACGATATCGACCACCTCGGCAACCGTCGTATCCGTTCCGTAGGCGAAATGGCGGAAAACCAGTTCCGCGTTGGCCTGGTACGTGTAGAGCGTGCGGTGAAAGAGCGTCTGTCTCTGGGCGATCTGGATACCCTGATGCCTCAGGATATGATCAACGCCAAGCCGATCTCTGCAGCAGTGAAAGAGTTCTTTGGTTCCAGCCAGCTGTCTCAGTTTATGGACCAGAACAACCCGCTGTCTGAGATCACGCACAAGCGTCGTATCTCTGCACTCGGCCCGGGCGGTCTGACCCGTGAGCGCGCAGGCTTTGAAGTTCGAGACGTACACCCGACTCACTACGGTCGCGTATGTCCAATCGAAACGCCTGAAGGTCCAAACATCGGTCTGATCAACTCCCTGTCCGTGTACGCACAGACTAACGAATACGGTTTCCTTGAAACCCCGTATCGTAAAGTGACTGACGGTGTTGTAACCGATGAAATTCACTACCTGTCTGCTATCGAAGAAGGTAACTACGTCATCGCTCAGGCGAACTCCAACCTGGATGACGAAGGCCACTTTGTAGAAGACCTGGTAACTTGCCGTAGCAAAGGCGAATCCAGCTTGTTCAGCCGCGACCAGGTTGACTACATGGACGTTTCCACCCAGCAGGTGGTTTCCGTCGGTGCGTCCCTGATCCCGTTCCTGGAACACGATGACGCCAACCGTGCATTGATGGGTGCGAACATGCAACGTCAGGCCGTTCCAACTCTGCGCGCTGATAAGCCGCTGGTTGGTACCGGTATGGAACGTGCTGTTGCCGTTGACTCCGGTGTTACTGCAGTTGCTAAACGTGGCGGTACTGTTCAGTACGTCGATGCTTCCCGTATCGTTATCAAAGTTAACGAAGACGAGATGCATGCAGGCGAAGCAGGTATCGACATCTACAACCTGACCAAGTACACCCGTTCTAACCAGAACACCTGTATCAACCAGATGCCATGTGTGTCTCTGGGTGAGCCAATTGAGCGCGGCGACGTGCTGGCTGACGGCCCGTCCACCGACCTCGGTGAACTGGCGCTCGGTCAGAACATGCGCGTAGCGTTCATGCCGTGGAACGGTTACAACTTCGAAGACTCCATCCTGGTCTCCGAGCGTGTGGTTCAGGAAGATCGTTTCACCACTATTCACATCCAGGAACTGGCGTGCGTGTCCCGTGACACCAAGCTGGGGCCAGAAGAGATCACCGCTGACATCCCTAACGTGGGTGAAGCTGCGCTCTCCAAGCTGGATGAGTCCGGTATCGTTTACATCGGTGCAGAAGTGACCGGCGGCGACATTCTGGTTGGTAAGGTTACGCCGAAAGGTGAAACCCAGCTGACGCCAGAAGAGAAACTGCTGCGCGCGATCTTTGGTGAGAAAGCGTCTGATGTTAAAGACTCTTCTCTGCGTGTGCCTAACGGTGTTTCCGGTACGGTTATCGACGTTCAGGTCTTTACTCGCGATGGCGTAGAAAAAGACAAACGTGCGCTGGAAATCGAAGAGATGCAGCTGAAGCAGGCTAAGAAAGACCTGTCTGAAGAGCTGCAGATCCTTGAAGCTGGCCTGTTTGGTCGTATCTACGCGGTGCTGGTTGCCGGTGGTGTTGAAGCTGAGAAGCTCGACAAGCTGCCACGTGACCGCTGGCTGGAACTGGGCCTGGCCGACGAAGAGAAACAAAATCAGCTGGAACAGCTGGCTGAGCAGTATGACGAACTGAAACACGAGTTCGAGAAAAAACTCGAAGCGAAACGCCGTAAAATCACTCAGGGCGACGATCTGGCACCGGGCGTGCTGAAGATTGTTAAGGTTTATCTGGCCGTTAAACGTCAGATCCAGCCTGGTGATAAGATGGCAGGTCGTCACGGTAACAAGGGTGTTATTTCTAAGATCAACCCGATCGAAGATATGCCGCACGATGCTAACGGTACGCCGGTAGATATCGTACTGAACCCGCTGGGCGTACCGTCTCGTATGAACATTGGTCAGATCCTTGAAACTCACCTGGGTATGGCTGCAAAAGGCATCGGCGATAAGATCAACGCCATGCTGAAACAGCAGCAGGAAGTCGCGAAACTGCGCGAGTTCATCCAGCGTGCGTACGATCTGGGTACTGATGTTCGTCAGAAAGTCGACCTGAACACCTTCAGCGATGAAGAAGTGCTGCGTCTGGCTGAGAACCTGAAAAAAGGTATGCCAATCGCAACGCCAGTCTTCGATGGTGCGAAAGAGTCTGAAATCAAGGAACTGTTACAGCTGGGTGGCCTGCCAAGTTCTGGCCAGATCACTCTGTTCGACGGTCGTACCGGTGAGCAGTTCGAGCGCCAGGTAACCGTTGGCTACATGTACATGCTGAAACTGAACCACCTGGTTGATGACAAGATGCACGCGCGTTCTACCGGTTCTTACAGCCTGGTTACTCAGCAGCCGCTGGGTGGTAAGGCGCAGTTCGGTGGTCAGCGCTTCGGGGAGATGGAAGTGTGGGCGCTTGAAGCATACGGCGCGGCATACACCCTGCAGGAAATGCTCACCGTTAAGTCTGATGACGTGAACGGTCGTACCAAGATGTATAAAAACATCGTGGACGGCAACCATCAGATGGAACCGGGCATGCCAGAGTCCTTCAACGTACTGTTGAAAGAGATTCGTTCGCTGGGTATCAACATCGAACTGGAAGACGAGTAACTCTCGCTCAAACAGGTCACTGGTGCCGGAGTAGTTTCCGGCACCAGATTGTGCTAACTCCGACGGGAGCAAATCCGTGAAAGACTTATTAAAGTTTCTGAAAGCGCAAACTAAAACCGAAGAGTTTGATGCGATCAAAATTGCTCTGGCCTCGCCAGACATGATCCGTTCATGGTCTTTTGGTGAAGTTAAAAAGCCAGAAACCATCAACTACCGTACGTTCAAACCTGAGCGTGACGGCCTTTTCTGTGCGCGTATTTTCGGGCCAGTAAAAGATTACGAGTGCCTGTGCGGTAAGTACAAGCGCCTGAAACACCGTGGTGTGATCTGTGAGAAGTGCGGCGTTGAAGTGACCCAGACTAAAGTGCGTCGTGAGCGCATGGGCCACATCGAGCTGGCGTCTCCGACTGCCCACATCTGGTTCCTGAAATCTCTGCCGTCACGTATCGGTCTGCTGCTGGATATGCCGCTGCGCGATATCGAACGTGTACTGTACTTCGAATCTTATGTTGTTATCGAAGGCGGGATGACGAACCTGGAACGCAACCAGATTCTGACCGAAGAACAGTATCTGGACGCGCTGGAAGAGTTCGGTGACGAATTCGACGCGAAGATGGGTGCGGAAGCTATCCAGGCCCTGCTGAAGAGCATGGATCTGGAGCAGGAGTGCGAGCAGCTGCGTGAAGAGCTGAACGAAACCAACTCCGAAACCAAGCGTAAAAAGCTGACCAAGCGTATCAAACTGCTGGAAGCGTTCGTTCAGTCTGGTAACAAACCAGAGTGGATGATCCTGACCGTTCTGCCGGTTCTGCCGCCAGATCTACGTCCGCTGGTTCCGCTGGATGGTGGTCGTTTCGCTACTTCTGACCTGAACGATCTGTATCGTCGCGTCATTAACCGTAACAACCGTCTGAAACGTCTGCTGGATCTGGCTGCGCCAGATATCATCGTACGCAACGAAAAACGTATGCTGCAGGAAGCGGTAGATGCCCTGCTGGATAACGGTCGTCGCGGTCGTGCGATCACCGGTTCGAACAAACGTCCTCTGAAATCTTTGGCCGACATGATCAAAGGTAAACAGGGTCGTTTCCGTCAGAACCTGCTCGGTAAGCGTGTTGACTACTCCGGTCGTTCTGTAATCACCGTAGGTCCATACCTGCGTCTGCATCAGTGCGGTCTGCCGAAGAAAATGGCACTGGAGCTGTTCAAACCGTTCATCTACGGCAAGCTGGAACTGCGTGGCCTGGCCACCACCATCAAAGCCGCTAAGAAGATGGTTGAGCGTGAAGAAGCTGTCGTTTGGGATATCCTGGACGAAGTGATCCGCGAACACCCGGTACTGCTGAACCGTGCACCAACCCTGCACCGTCTGGGTATCCAGGCCTTTGAGCCAGTACTGATCGAAGGTAAAGCTATCCAGCTGCACCCGCTGGTCTGTGCGGCCTATAACGCCGACTTCGATGGTGACCAGATGGCTGTTCACGTACCGCTGACGCTGGAAGCCCAGCTCGAAGCGCGTGCGCTGATGATGTCTACCAACAACATCCTGTCCCCAGCGAACGGTGAACCAATTATCGTTCCTTCTCAGGACGTTGTACTGGGTCTGTACTACATGACCCGTGACTGTGTTAACGCCAAAGGCGAAGGCATGGTGCTGACTGGCCCGAAAGAAGCTGAGCGTATTTATCGCGCTGGCCTGGCCTCTCTGCATGCGCGTGTAAAAGTGCGTATCACCGAGTATGAAAAAGCTGAAAACGGCGAACTCGTTGCGAAAACCAGCCTGATTGACACGACCGTTGGCCGTGCGATTTTGTGGATGATCGTACCGAAAGGTCTGCCTTTCTCCATCGTCAACCAGGCGCTGGGCAAGAAAGCGATCTCCAAGATGCTGAACACCTGTTACCGCATCCTGGGCCTGAAGCCGACCGTAATCTTCGCTGACCAGACAATGTACACCGGCTTTGCTTATGCAGCGCGTTCAGGTGCCTCTGTTGGTATCGATGACATGGTCATCCCAGAGAAGAAACACGAGATCATCTCTGAAGCGGAAGCCGAAGTTGCTGAGATCCAGGAGCAGTTCCAGTCTGGTCTGGTCACCGCGGGCGAACGCTATAACAAAGTTATCGATATCTGGGCAGCGGCGAACGATCGTGTATCCAAAGCGATGATGGACAACCTGCAGACCGAAACCGTTATTAACCGTGACGGCGTCGAAGAGCAGCAGGTTTCCTTCAACAGCATCTACATGATGGCCGACTCCGGTGCGCGTGGTTCTGCAGCACAGATTCGTCAGCTGGCAGGTATGCGTGGTCTGATGGCGAAGCCAGATGGCTCCATCATCGAAACGCCAATCACCGCGAACTTCCGTGAAGGTCTGAACGTACTCCAGTACTTCATCTCCACGCACGGTGCTCGTAAAGGTCTGGCGGATACCGCACTGAAAACTGCGAACTCCGGTTATCTGACGCGTCGTCTGGTTGACGTTGCGCAGGATCTGGTTGTTACCGAAGACGATTGTGGCACCCTCGAAGGTATCACCATGACCCCGGTTATCGAGGGTGGTGATGTTAAAGAGCCACTGCGCGATCGCGTTCTGGGTCGTGTTACTGCGGAAGACATTCTGAAGCCGGGTACTGCAGACATCCTGGTTCCACGCAACACGCTGCTGCACGAGCACTGGTGTGACCTGCTGGAAGCCAACTCTGTTGACTCAGTGAAAGTACGTTCCGTTGTATCCTGTGACACCGACTTTGGTGTATGTGCGCACTGCTACGGTCGTGACCTGGCGCGTGGCCACATCATCAACAAAGGTGAAGCGATCGGTGTTATCGCGGCACAGTCCATCGGTGAGCCGGGTACACAGCTGACGATGCGTACGTTCCACATCGGTGGTGCGGCATCTCGTGCGGCTGCTGAATCCAGCATCCAGGTGAAAAACAAAGGTAGCATCAAGCTCAACAACGCGAAGTCGGTTGTTAACTCTTCCGGCAAGCTGGTTGTGACTTCTCGTAACACCGAGCTGAAGCTGATCGACGAATTCGGTCGTACCAAAGAGAGCTATAAAGTGCCTTACGGTGCTGTTATGGCGAAAGGCGATGGCGAACAGGTTGCTGGCGGCGAAACCGTAGCGAACTGGGATCCACACACCATGCCGGTAATCACCGAAGTGGCTGGTTTCATTCGCTTCACCGATATGATCGACGGCCAGACGATTACTCGTCAGACCGACGACCTGACCGGTCTCTCTTCCCTGGTGGTTCTGGATTCTGCAGAACGTACCGCGGGTGGTAAAGATCTGCGTCCAGCACTGAAAATCGTTGATGCTAATGGCAACGATGTTCTGATCCCGGGCACCGACATGCCGGCTCAGTACTTCCTGCCAGGTAAAGCGATTGTTCAGCTGGAAGATGGTGTTCAGATCGGTGCGGGTGATGCTCTGGCGCGTATTCCACAGGAATCCAGCGGTACCAAAGATATCACCGGTGGTCTGCCACGCGTTGCGGACCTGTTCGAAGCACGTCGTCCGAAAGAGCCGGCAATCCTGGCTGAAATCAGCGGTATCATTTCCTTCGGTAAAGAGACCAAAGGGAAGCGCCGTCTGGTGATCACG
This Leclercia sp. S52 DNA region includes the following protein-coding sequences:
- the rpoC gene encoding DNA-directed RNA polymerase subunit beta', with protein sequence MKDLLKFLKAQTKTEEFDAIKIALASPDMIRSWSFGEVKKPETINYRTFKPERDGLFCARIFGPVKDYECLCGKYKRLKHRGVICEKCGVEVTQTKVRRERMGHIELASPTAHIWFLKSLPSRIGLLLDMPLRDIERVLYFESYVVIEGGMTNLERNQILTEEQYLDALEEFGDEFDAKMGAEAIQALLKSMDLEQECEQLREELNETNSETKRKKLTKRIKLLEAFVQSGNKPEWMILTVLPVLPPDLRPLVPLDGGRFATSDLNDLYRRVINRNNRLKRLLDLAAPDIIVRNEKRMLQEAVDALLDNGRRGRAITGSNKRPLKSLADMIKGKQGRFRQNLLGKRVDYSGRSVITVGPYLRLHQCGLPKKMALELFKPFIYGKLELRGLATTIKAAKKMVEREEAVVWDILDEVIREHPVLLNRAPTLHRLGIQAFEPVLIEGKAIQLHPLVCAAYNADFDGDQMAVHVPLTLEAQLEARALMMSTNNILSPANGEPIIVPSQDVVLGLYYMTRDCVNAKGEGMVLTGPKEAERIYRAGLASLHARVKVRITEYEKAENGELVAKTSLIDTTVGRAILWMIVPKGLPFSIVNQALGKKAISKMLNTCYRILGLKPTVIFADQTMYTGFAYAARSGASVGIDDMVIPEKKHEIISEAEAEVAEIQEQFQSGLVTAGERYNKVIDIWAAANDRVSKAMMDNLQTETVINRDGVEEQQVSFNSIYMMADSGARGSAAQIRQLAGMRGLMAKPDGSIIETPITANFREGLNVLQYFISTHGARKGLADTALKTANSGYLTRRLVDVAQDLVVTEDDCGTLEGITMTPVIEGGDVKEPLRDRVLGRVTAEDILKPGTADILVPRNTLLHEHWCDLLEANSVDSVKVRSVVSCDTDFGVCAHCYGRDLARGHIINKGEAIGVIAAQSIGEPGTQLTMRTFHIGGAASRAAAESSIQVKNKGSIKLNNAKSVVNSSGKLVVTSRNTELKLIDEFGRTKESYKVPYGAVMAKGDGEQVAGGETVANWDPHTMPVITEVAGFIRFTDMIDGQTITRQTDDLTGLSSLVVLDSAERTAGGKDLRPALKIVDANGNDVLIPGTDMPAQYFLPGKAIVQLEDGVQIGAGDALARIPQESSGTKDITGGLPRVADLFEARRPKEPAILAEISGIISFGKETKGKRRLVITPLDGSDPYEEMIPKWRQLNVFEGERVERGDVVSDGPEAPHDILRLRGVHAVTRYITNEVQDVYRLQGVKINDKHIEVIVRQMLRKATIVNAGSSDFLEGEQVEYSRVKIANRDLEANGKLSATFARDLLGITKASLATESFISAASFQETTRVLTEAAVAGKRDELRGLKENVIVGRLIPAGTGYAYHQDRMRRRAAGEIPAAPQVTAEDASASLAELLNAGLGGSDNE
- the rpoB gene encoding DNA-directed RNA polymerase subunit beta, which codes for MVYSYTEKKRIRKDFGKRPQVLDIPYLLSIQLDSFQKFIEQDPEGQYGLEAAFRSVFPIKSYSGNSELQYVSYRLGEPVFDVQECQIRGVTYSAPLRVKLRLVIYEREAPEGTVKDIKEQEVYMGEIPLMTDNGTFVINGTERVIVSQLHRSPGVFFDSDKGKTHSSGKVLYNARIIPYRGSWLDFEFDPKDNLFVRIDRRRKLPATIILRALNYTTEQILDLFFEKVVFEIRDNKLQMELVPERLRGDTASFDIEADGKVYVEKGRRITARHIRQLEKDDIKHIEVPVEYIAGKVAAKDYVDASTGELICPANMELSLDLLAKLSQSGHKRIETLFTNDLDHGPYMSETVRVDPTTDRLSALVEIYRMMRPGEPPTREAAESLFENLFFSEDRYDLSAVGRMKFNRSLLRDAIEGSGILSKEDIIEVMKKLIDIRNGKGEVDDIDHLGNRRIRSVGEMAENQFRVGLVRVERAVKERLSLGDLDTLMPQDMINAKPISAAVKEFFGSSQLSQFMDQNNPLSEITHKRRISALGPGGLTRERAGFEVRDVHPTHYGRVCPIETPEGPNIGLINSLSVYAQTNEYGFLETPYRKVTDGVVTDEIHYLSAIEEGNYVIAQANSNLDDEGHFVEDLVTCRSKGESSLFSRDQVDYMDVSTQQVVSVGASLIPFLEHDDANRALMGANMQRQAVPTLRADKPLVGTGMERAVAVDSGVTAVAKRGGTVQYVDASRIVIKVNEDEMHAGEAGIDIYNLTKYTRSNQNTCINQMPCVSLGEPIERGDVLADGPSTDLGELALGQNMRVAFMPWNGYNFEDSILVSERVVQEDRFTTIHIQELACVSRDTKLGPEEITADIPNVGEAALSKLDESGIVYIGAEVTGGDILVGKVTPKGETQLTPEEKLLRAIFGEKASDVKDSSLRVPNGVSGTVIDVQVFTRDGVEKDKRALEIEEMQLKQAKKDLSEELQILEAGLFGRIYAVLVAGGVEAEKLDKLPRDRWLELGLADEEKQNQLEQLAEQYDELKHEFEKKLEAKRRKITQGDDLAPGVLKIVKVYLAVKRQIQPGDKMAGRHGNKGVISKINPIEDMPHDANGTPVDIVLNPLGVPSRMNIGQILETHLGMAAKGIGDKINAMLKQQQEVAKLREFIQRAYDLGTDVRQKVDLNTFSDEEVLRLAENLKKGMPIATPVFDGAKESEIKELLQLGGLPSSGQITLFDGRTGEQFERQVTVGYMYMLKLNHLVDDKMHARSTGSYSLVTQQPLGGKAQFGGQRFGEMEVWALEAYGAAYTLQEMLTVKSDDVNGRTKMYKNIVDGNHQMEPGMPESFNVLLKEIRSLGINIELEDE